The window TTTGACAACTATTTTCCATTGACAACTATGAACATTATCAAAACTCAAAAGGCAATGCCACTTAACTACCACTTCCCCCGGCATATTTTAATATGACATCATTTTAACGATATATATGTAGATGTAATATATTTAGGGAGCGAACAACCATCACAATAGTTGATGTTTTTAGATGAGCGAACTTAGTAAAAACAGCAATACAAACACTTAATCAGTGGCATAAGCAGTGTATAAGGAGGGGGTGGACTGACCGcataaaattttagaatttatttaatttttagttaaatACTTAAAGTTGACCCCaatccaaaaatattcatttattaaatataattaaattctaataaaaaaaatattcacaaTACTAAAATATTAGTATTGCAAATTAATAACAATTCTAATAAAAAGGAATATTCACAACACTAAAATAAATAGCATCACTAAATATTCTTGTAAGATTAGGTTTTCTTCTGTTTCTAACTTCATTCGCAGGTGGTGAAACTGCCAACGCACTtaattattaacatatatatgtgttCGCATTTTCATGGCAGAGCAAAAGTCCGTTACTTTGACGGTGTGAGCTTAAAATGTTTTACATGTTCATGTGTATACAAGTTTGAAATCACTTATCATTTGAATACACAGAGAGAAAGGGTCTATCCATGGTCTATCCATAGCTGCACCTCaggttaataaaacaaaaaattgttttttaaaatttaaattttctggtgcacaaaatttttttttttaaattttcttaaaaggtTTACTTCGGACccataaaattgaatataggcACTCTATAATCGTATTTTTATATCACTTATTCATTCTAACCGATGACATTTTCCATTCATAAATCACATTGTTATCAGTTTACTTTCAAACTAGAATCACATGATTATTAATTATGTTGAATCAATCGTACAATTTGAATTCATCATGATCATTTTTGTATGTGTTTTCTATTGTGTggatagttacaaaaaaaaaaatttcaccaCTTTGGATTAAATTTCATAATAAatactttattatttttaaaatttgaattcaTCATGATCATTAACTACTATCGCGCGCCTTGCACGGAATGaacattttatatacatattatttttattattattatttatttaacattttatacatattatgaaacaaattaataaatatatatttaataactgAAAACTATTAAATGTTATGTGTATATTTGAATTGAcacaaatacatatattaaagaaatcacttttgtttatttacaatcattttGGTATGTAAATTCAAACAATGATTTTCTCTATTTTGTATtgtatgtaattaaatttaaataatattaacatatacatatagtatatttttaatatgactatctattaaatgaaacttcctaataatatgattttatgattatttatattttttaacaaaaattttaaatcattaataACAAAACTTTTAGTGTGggagtttaaatattttaataatatataatctttCTTGAAATTCAacgtaaatttcaaaattaaaatattaagttttcatTACTTGTTCAAtgcaaatttttaaattaaaatatttatgtatttttatattgtatatactatatagtttaatatatatatatatattaatctaaatatttattaaatctgatttttactcatatggttttataaTCATTTGAAATCttcttataacaaaaatttaaactatagaTCACAAAAAATTCGGCGTGAAACTTGTAACAATTTTcctaatttatagtcgtttttcttaaattcaaaatataacatatacaaaaaaaaatctaacttttattatatgattaacatgattgtttaatttattttagtaatataacattaaacaaaaaataatggaGGATATgcaaattgttatcaaatcttgactattaaaattattaattatcaaatatatattatattcacTTTTGATAAttctgtaattttattttataaaagaatgGAAAGTATTAATTAtggattattaattaatttattgttaatttaatgagaaatatataatatactagGGGAGATCCGCGCGGGGTACTATAGTTTGTTCATATTATTTGTGAGGTTGTGTGATAGTTGTCTGTGCAGATTCCATGTTTGAGCCCAATTTTCCTTGATATAAGTGAATCCAGTTttttcattactttttttttcattacttatatatagttttattctaCCACCAGAATTTTCCTAGATAATACAATATGTGTTGAatggaaataaaataatttctatTTCTATTTACAACAGTCAAAAATGATGCTTACActatttttatacaaaactaACAAGTGTGGTTCACCATCCAATTCGTAAAACCAACAAAATATCCAAAGGTTACGGCTAACCAAACCCATTAACACTCTTTATTTagcatataaaaaaattcacacTATAAATCGCATGAGTGTTCATTAGCAAAAAAAGCAAATTATCCTAAGCAAAATGGTTATATCCAAGAAAACAATTGTTCTATCATTGGCTCTTATAGCCATTATGTGTATCGTCATGACCACAACTGAAGCCACACACACAGGGAGCGGACAAAAGGACAAAGATCACCACCACAAGAGTTGTGCCTCGGGAACATGCAAGACAGGAGGTGATGATGAACCATTTAACCCGGGTTGTGAACCTGGTAGTGGTAGAAGATGTCGCGCGGgttgagattaagagattttctCTCTgggaaataaataataattaaattttcaattaCTTCTAAAACTACTAAATACATAAGAATTGTAACTAATATTTATAAGAATAATTTGTTTACGTAATAGCTAACTTGGTATTAAAATGTTTGTATAGTTATACCAGCCATTTTGTTATAATATGGCTTTGCATGTaataaattcatatatatatatatatatatgtgatgtttTTGTTGTATACATCTGTTGTATACACTCTCTccttctttctcttcctatttctttctttccctttctctaaaaatttaattttcttttttttggttattccaCCAATAAGTCCTTATATCAAACaacatgttcttttttttggtatagttaaaccaaattttatatcgttttcaaagaaaaaagttgttcttcttcttcttctaaaatCAAACACATgtcatttattttctaaaaaacaaaatccaagatcaaattttaatttaatttaagaattttaagccatatataattatttgaatatttttacaaTGTATTAAATTTTAATCACATTTCCAATACACCATTAGTACTATTTAGAGCATTTTCAatgtaaaacttcattttctcttcaaaatagagttaaactgaatatgaaattaaaaaaactctaaacatattctattttctactcaattataatgaacaaacaaaaaatagattattccATTTATAGAATATATTCTATTATGAAGTAAAATATAGAGTTGGGTTGGAATATTCTTCACtctatattcacttttactccaggGAATCTTCTAGCGTGTTCAATtactataaattttgtaaggTTTCCATATATATAACTGAACTTGTCTCCTGTTTTGGGCTTTAGGCTAGTTAATATTTTGTGTGGGCCTCATTAAATTAGAAAGTCCACTGTGAAGTTCCGATGATAAAAGTCACATTTACCCTTATGAATCCACGTCACTTTCTTCTGAATCTATTCGACTTCATCTTCTCCGATTTTAACCTTTTCAGGTTTCTTCCGACAATTTCTCAAACAGACAGAACCAAATCAAAAACCATTAGGCCATGCTCAGATCCAGCCTCGCTTCGTTAATCGTCGATGTCACTTCACGGCGCACGTTACCTCCCCTCGCATCCTTCTCTCACCCTGCGCATATTAGCCGTTCCTCACGCCGTGTTCTTCCTTCCCTGTACTCCTCCCACACACCTCTAAGGTTTCGGATTCAGACATGTAACCACCGCCACCTCTCCTCGTATTCGTCTCCCTCTGAGAAACACGGACCATCTTCGTCTACCCGATCAAGCTTCGCGGGTCGAGATGACGCATTCACGGCGGCTCAGAACAGTTCCAACGGTCATAACTCTTCTCCGCCGCAACCCTCTTCCAAAGTTCTTACAATACCAACCATATTAACCATTGCTCGTGTAGCTGCCGTACCACTTCTCGTCGCAAGTACGTTCATTTGTTGCAGCAAACACTGTGTCTTCATGTAAAGTTGATTTCTTTTGTCTTTACTTTGTAGCCTTTTACGCTGATAGTTCGTGGGGAACGACCGCGACTACAAGCATCTTCATTGCAGCAGCCATTACAGACTGGCTTGACGGCTATCTTGCACGAAAGGTACTTCCTTTATACCACAACTCTTGTGTATTATCTCATTGCAATGTTAACGGTCAGATCATGTGCGTTTTTCAGATGAAGTTAGGTTCTGCGTTTGGTGCCTTTCTGGATCCAGTTGCTGATAAGGTGTGGATTGTTTTAGACTTTTGTCTTTAGTGGGAAGTGAGATCATATATGTTTCTGATTTGTATTTTGGGTCTTCAGCTTATGGTTGCAGCTACTTTGATCTTACTATGTACAAAACCTATGGATGTTGGTGTATTAGGACCTCTTCCATGGTTATTGACGGTGCCATCTATTGCAATCATTGGTAGAGAGGTGAGATATGTAGAAAGCTCAGTATCCTTCACTTGAAGAGTATGCAGCGTGTCCTTAACTAAATGAGACGTTTGTGTTCACGTAGATTACAATGTCTGCAGTAAGAGAATGGGCTGCATCTCAAAATGGAAAGCTTTTAGAGGTAAAGTTAGATCATCAACATCTAgctttttttgttaatgttcTTACTAAATGGCATTGATTGATTGCTCACCAGGCTGTTGCTGTAAATAACTTGGGCAAGTGGAAAACCGCTACGCAGATGACAGCACTAACCATACTTCTCGCAAGCCGGGATAGCAATGTTGGATGGCTTGTAGCTTCTGGTGCTGGCTTGCTTTATGTATCAGCAGGACTATCTGTTTGGTCTTTAGTCGTTTATATGAGGAAGATATGGAAAGTACTACTCAAGTAATCATTATATATCTatcgtttttgtttttttgcttTGACCTGCATTTATAACCTCAGGGGAAATGCTTGAACAGCAAGTAGAAGAAAGTGTTGGTTGTCTGACAATATGTAGATGGTTCTGCTTTTTCCCAACACAATATAAAGTATGTTATAGTCCTAACCATGGTGTATTGTAGATTGGTTCCAGTAAACTTTTAGATTAATGCATCTGTGTTCCTTATGTTCATTCACAAAGAGTGAATCTTATTAGCTATCAAAAAGTTTGACAAAGCATATATATCAAATCTATacctaaagaaagaaagaacatAAGCCTATACATCTATTATCTTGTCTTATTGGACTAAGAACTCGTTATATGAGAAGTCAGGACTTGAGAGGAGATCAAAATGCTTGCTTCCAAGCGTGTCTTTTAGTATCGTGATCTGACCTTCCTTGAGGAGTGTGTCCTCCTCTAATCTCTCCACCTCCTCCTTCAACATTTCCTTCTCTGACTCCAAATCCATGTTTCTCTTTCTGCAGTCATTCACTTCCTTACACATCTTTTCTCTTTCCTCCAACACTTTTGGTAATGTAACTTTCATGCTAGACAATTGTTTAGCAACTTCTTGGAGATTGGTTTCAAGCCGCTTCACgttctcttcttt of the Brassica rapa cultivar Chiifu-401-42 chromosome A03, CAAS_Brap_v3.01, whole genome shotgun sequence genome contains:
- the LOC103857858 gene encoding CDP-diacylglycerol--glycerol-3-phosphate 3-phosphatidyltransferase 1, chloroplastic, whose translation is MLRSSLASLIVDVTSRRTLPPLASFSHPAHISRSSRRVLPSLYSSHTPLRFRIQTCNHRHLSSYSSPSEKHGPSSSTRSSFAGRDDAFTAAQNSSNGHNSSPPQPSSKVLTIPTILTIARVAAVPLLVATFYADSSWGTTATTSIFIAAAITDWLDGYLARKMKLGSAFGAFLDPVADKLMVAATLILLCTKPMDVGVLGPLPWLLTVPSIAIIGREITMSAVREWAASQNGKLLEAVAVNNLGKWKTATQMTALTILLASRDSNVGWLVASGAGLLYVSAGLSVWSLVVYMRKIWKVLLK